A single Plasmodium knowlesi strain H genome assembly, chromosome: 13 DNA region contains:
- a CDS encoding ribosomal RNA small subunit methyltransferase A1, putative, producing the protein MKPKRGYHQGVVNKPLSILKNVSDAIGKKKNNTQGANGNRNSSRNISTSKAKSGNKMNMILYKKHGQHLLKNPGILDKILLAAKIKSSDVVLEIGCGTGNLTVKLLPIAKKVITIDIDARMVSEVKKRCLYEGYNNLEVYEGDAIKTVFPRFDICTANIPYKISSPLVFKLIAHRPLFKCAVLMFQKEFAERMLANVGDSNYSRLTVNVKLFCKVIKICNVDRSSFNPPPKVDSVILKLIPKENNFFVNFDEWDNLLRICFSRKRKTLHAIFKRNAVLNMLEHNYKNFCTFNKIVPVNFPFKKYCLDTLKELDMTECRSVSLDENDFLKLLLKFNEKGIHFFNISNVGNTQAANILLNDEDDADSCDSVDSDGYDNVDNVHEQV; encoded by the coding sequence ATGAAGCCCAAGCGCGGGTACCACCAAGGGGTGGTCAACAAGCCCCTGAGCATACTGAAAAATGTGAGTGACGCCatagggaaaaagaaaaacaacacCCAAGGGGCAAACGGTAACAGGAACAGTAGCAGGAACATCAGCACGTCCAAGGCAAAAAGCggaaacaaaatgaacatgatACTGTACAAGAAGCACGGACAGCACTTGCTCAAGAATCCCGGTATATtagataaaattttattgGCTGCCAAAATAAAGAGCTCCGATGTGGTGCTTGAAATAGGATGCGGTACAGGAAATCTGACAGTGAAATTATTACCAATAGCGAAAAAGGTTATCACCATAGATATCGACGCGAGAATGGTAagtgaagtgaaaaaaagatgCCTATATGAAGGGTATAATAACTTAGAAGTTTACGAAGGGGATGCCATTAAAACAGTTTTTCCGAGATTTGATATATGTACAGCTAACATTCCATATAAAATATCGAGTCCACTTGTTTTCAAATTAATTGCACACAGACCATTATTCAAATGTGCAGTGTTAATGTTTCAAAAAGAATTTGCCGAAAGAATGCTAGCCAATGTAGGGGATAGCAATTACAGCAGATTGACAGTAAATGTCAAGCTATTCTGTAAGGTTATTAAAATATGCAATGTTGATCGAAGTAGTTTTAATCCGCCCCCAAAAGTTGATAGTGTAATTTTGAAGCTTATtccaaaggaaaataatttttttgtcaattttgaTGAGTGGGATAATTTGTTAAGAATATGTTTTAGcagaaaacgaaaaactCTTCAtgccatttttaaaagaaatgcagTTTTAAATATGCTCGAACATAATTACAAGAATTTCTGTACCTTTAACAAAATCGTACCcgttaattttccttttaaaaaatattgccTTGATACACTGAAGGAGCTGGATATGACTGAATGTAGGAGTGTCAGTTTGGATGAAaatgattttttaaaattgctcCTCAAGTTTAACGAAAAGGgaattcacttttttaacatttccaATGTGGGCAACACACAGGCGGCCAATATTCTTCTCAACGATGAAGATGACGCAGACAGCTGCGACAGCGTCGATAGCGACGGTTACGACAATGTGGACAACGTCCATGAGCAGgtgtaa
- a CDS encoding zinc finger protein, putative — MGRRRLDKNINDAATVNSGKNVKKATIGKNAKSGKKRKRKKNSDSEDDDDIEITNTNVNLSRNVEVSCKFKQREKVDINLILAQDEEDASKTKTYCWTKVNGGQSSLARRKFCIVCGFEGKYKCLKCYEHKPVSFIRYYCSLNCKKVHDEFSCCKSKMLDTW; from the exons atggGGAGAAGGCGCCTcgacaaaaatataaacgaCGCGGCCACCGTGAACAGCGGCAAAAACGTGAAAAAAGCGACCATCGGAAAAAACGCAAAGAgcggaaaaaagaggaaaaggaaaaagaactcCGACAGCGAAGACGACGATGACATTGAGATCACCAACACGAACGTCAATTTGAGCCGAAATGTCGAGGTGTCGTGTAAATTCAAACAGAGGGAAAAGGTTGACATCAACTTGATCCTGGCCCAGGACGAGGAGGACGCATCCAA aACGAAAACTTACTGCTGGACCAAGGTCAATGGAGGCCAAAGTTCCTTggcaagaagaaaattttgcaTCGTTTGCGGTTTCGaaggaaaatacaaatgTTTGAAATGCTACGAACACAAGCCAGTGTCTTTCATCAGGTACTACTGTTCTTTGAACTGTAAGAAGGTTCATGATGAGTTTTCATGTTGTAAGAGTAAGATGTTGGACACGTGGTAG